Proteins from a genomic interval of Sinobacterium caligoides:
- a CDS encoding cytochrome P450: protein MSTDDAVLEQLPKLEEVFDPSSDEYCNNPIKQCMALMERGPFVFYEPWQAWVMTDIGDIMECWRKEYLSSDFYDWEFAPPRPHEDDWGNFEKALIGHSLVSDHDHHRLIRKVVSPAFSRNVVDEIQRRIEPDIDKLFDAMGSPKSFDYITEVAEHIPFITITRLIGVPEKYWDEIKPLLENFTETWNPTISEERREEVRQQCNRGIDMIKVVIEERRQSPQQDDFLSTMLDIEAKNEKFTEWDIITLVLALIGAGADTTLMAQQWSVYALTKHPDQRQPALESAETFSNAFSEIMRWSLNSKMGFARYAPEDMDVLGQRVRKGQLVLLMPHLCRMDPVKYPNPEVLDVKRNFDPDVQFGYGPRYCIGAAMAKRQLFLTITKLFERFPNIELAEEPERDSSNHNSIALKKLMLKTNV, encoded by the coding sequence ATGAGTACGGACGACGCGGTACTAGAACAACTGCCCAAGCTAGAGGAGGTTTTTGACCCCTCTTCGGATGAATACTGTAACAACCCGATTAAACAGTGTATGGCGCTGATGGAGAGGGGGCCTTTCGTCTTTTATGAGCCGTGGCAGGCCTGGGTGATGACGGATATTGGCGACATCATGGAGTGTTGGCGTAAAGAGTACCTCTCCTCAGATTTCTATGATTGGGAGTTCGCACCGCCGCGACCTCATGAAGATGATTGGGGTAACTTCGAAAAGGCGCTGATCGGCCATAGTCTTGTTAGCGACCACGACCATCATCGCCTGATTCGTAAGGTGGTTTCTCCGGCTTTTTCGCGTAATGTTGTCGATGAAATTCAGCGTCGTATTGAGCCTGATATTGATAAGCTATTTGATGCGATGGGCAGCCCGAAGAGTTTTGATTATATTACTGAGGTGGCCGAACATATTCCCTTTATCACTATTACGCGTTTAATCGGTGTACCGGAGAAGTACTGGGATGAGATTAAGCCGCTGTTAGAGAACTTTACGGAGACCTGGAACCCGACTATCTCCGAGGAGAGGCGAGAAGAGGTTCGCCAGCAGTGTAATCGTGGCATCGATATGATTAAGGTGGTGATCGAGGAGCGTCGCCAGTCGCCTCAGCAGGATGACTTCTTGAGCACCATGCTGGATATTGAGGCAAAGAATGAGAAGTTTACTGAGTGGGATATTATCACGCTTGTACTAGCGTTGATTGGTGCCGGTGCCGATACGACGTTGATGGCACAGCAGTGGTCGGTGTATGCGCTGACTAAGCATCCTGATCAGCGCCAACCAGCTCTCGAGTCAGCTGAAACCTTTTCTAACGCCTTTAGCGAAATAATGCGCTGGAGTCTCAACTCGAAGATGGGCTTTGCCCGCTATGCGCCAGAAGATATGGATGTGCTGGGCCAGCGGGTGCGTAAAGGACAGCTGGTGTTATTGATGCCGCACCTCTGCAGAATGGACCCTGTTAAGTATCCTAACCCTGAAGTATTGGATGTTAAGCGTAACTTCGATCCTGACGTGCAATTTGGCTATGGTCCTCGTTACTGCATCGGGGCAGCAATGGCCAAGCGTCAATTGTTTCTCACCATCACTAAGCTATTCGAGCGCTTCCCTAATATCGAGTTAGCTGAGGAGCCAGAGCGCGACAGCAGTAACCATAACAGTATCGCACTGAAAAAACTGATGTTGAAAACGAATGTCTAG
- a CDS encoding carbon starvation CstA family protein, with protein MIIFFVCLAILFLGYKFYSPFIEKQAGIDPTVQTPQARFEEGVDYVAVHPVKAYLIQFLNIAGVGPIFGPILGALYGPVALVWIIFGNVFGGAVHDYFSGVLSIKDDGKSLPEIADKYFNVYFKGVMLLFTAMLLFFVGVVFIMSPAGLLSNLEYFEGTPLASNTFWVLAILAYYFLATLLPIDKIITKLYPLFGLLMIVMTTSIAVALLVEAPHLPVWGDLFAYFEHGHHVLLEPNPDGLPVWPLLFMTITCGAISGFHSTQAPIMARCLTNEKYVRPVYYGAMMSEGVVACVWALAGIAAFPGGYVELKALLDQGGPGLVVNHVATGYLGVFGGIMAIIAVAVFPITSGDTAFRSLRLTLVDAFNISQSMGHRLMLAVPILFIAYLITFIDFSLIWRYFAFSNMLLSTSVLWLATKFLLDRGTFHWIVSIPACIGTSVTLSYILNASIGFGMPIEWTKPVGVLIGVVTLLFMVLVDRRYKSRDDSELGAS; from the coding sequence ATGATTATATTCTTCGTCTGTCTCGCCATCCTATTTCTCGGTTATAAGTTCTATAGCCCGTTTATTGAAAAGCAGGCGGGGATTGACCCTACTGTGCAGACACCGCAGGCTCGTTTTGAGGAGGGGGTCGACTATGTGGCGGTACACCCGGTGAAAGCGTATCTGATTCAGTTCCTTAACATTGCCGGTGTGGGGCCTATCTTTGGCCCTATTTTAGGAGCCCTTTACGGCCCGGTGGCGTTAGTGTGGATTATTTTTGGTAATGTTTTTGGTGGCGCGGTACACGATTATTTTTCCGGCGTGCTGAGTATCAAAGATGATGGCAAAAGCCTACCGGAGATCGCTGATAAATACTTTAACGTCTACTTCAAGGGCGTGATGCTGCTGTTCACCGCTATGCTACTGTTCTTTGTCGGTGTGGTGTTCATCATGAGTCCGGCGGGCTTGCTGAGTAATTTAGAGTATTTTGAGGGCACTCCGCTTGCGAGTAATACCTTTTGGGTACTGGCAATCCTAGCTTATTACTTTCTGGCGACACTGTTACCGATCGATAAAATTATTACTAAGCTCTACCCGCTGTTCGGTCTATTAATGATTGTGATGACGACCTCAATCGCGGTGGCGTTATTAGTGGAGGCACCGCATCTGCCAGTATGGGGTGATCTGTTCGCCTATTTTGAACACGGCCATCATGTCTTGCTCGAGCCGAACCCTGATGGTTTACCGGTTTGGCCGCTGCTCTTTATGACAATTACCTGCGGTGCAATTAGTGGTTTCCACTCCACGCAAGCGCCGATCATGGCGCGCTGCCTGACTAACGAAAAATACGTTCGCCCGGTGTATTACGGTGCGATGATGTCCGAGGGGGTTGTCGCCTGTGTCTGGGCGCTGGCCGGTATAGCCGCCTTCCCTGGCGGTTATGTCGAGCTCAAGGCTCTGCTCGACCAGGGGGGGCCTGGTCTCGTGGTCAATCATGTGGCGACGGGCTACCTGGGTGTTTTTGGTGGCATTATGGCTATTATCGCCGTCGCAGTGTTTCCTATCACCTCCGGTGATACGGCGTTTCGCTCTCTGCGCTTGACCCTTGTCGATGCGTTTAATATCTCGCAATCGATGGGGCATCGGTTGATGCTTGCGGTGCCGATACTCTTTATCGCCTACTTGATTACCTTCATCGATTTCTCGTTGATCTGGCGCTACTTCGCCTTCTCCAATATGCTGCTTTCCACCAGTGTGCTGTGGCTGGCGACGAAGTTTTTACTCGACCGGGGTACGTTCCATTGGATAGTGAGTATACCGGCCTGCATTGGCACCAGTGTCACGTTATCGTATATTCTTAACGCCAGTATCGGCTTTGGTATGCCGATCGAGTGGACAAAACCGGTGGGTGTGCTGATTGGCGTGGTGACGTTACTGTTTATGGTGCTTGTCGACCGTCGTTACAAATCCCGTGACGACTCTGAGTTGGGGGCTAGTTAG
- a CDS encoding Ig-like domain-containing protein, producing the protein MKTRLISSALVVVALLLLGGCSKDDALYINDDPIEGKQLMVTPLQATINVETTLRYQAIMVEKDGRQSDVTDTVDWSSSDKQLASIDSNGVATGVSEGAVEVTAELDGLSSSVQLQVVDKPMVSITVLPSEAITLVGLTRQYHATLNFSDGSNQDITNDASWQSEDSSLADVDAVTGLVTGVAEGGPVDITADFSGLSGSGEIVVSDAAVTSMEIAPNPNEMVNHTQQRYHASILLDTTPVHKVDVTNDVTWSVASDSIAEISNDAAFKGGLRALNTGETEVKALLAYADQSIAATAALTVNALELTDITVSPDDVDVVRGTYGHFVAMGEYNDGSTDDITTQVIWSSSKPEVGTITANGANGGQAYAVNAGETQITAALDGQSDTVTSMVRAPSLESITVLPETAEVPEKRRQAYTATGHFSDGTSQDITQVVQWTSGDEDAAIIDTRDYGVVHAISAGSSTITASFLGLSDDAELIVDQPSLVSLTISPVDIHIPVQITFNYKATGHYDNNTEADITDLVVWSARSDTDGTVATISNVTGHEGEAYSKTSGEATISADYGPMNDSTQLTVTHIPGSYVTPSCSPSTVAVGETTQCSCLLHLTNGTSTYDCTAVAKFMDNPAGLLRFSDQPGEEGLATAIAPGSVDVNILFDGKNGHVSVKVE; encoded by the coding sequence ATGAAGACAAGGTTAATTAGTAGTGCCTTGGTGGTGGTGGCGTTGCTGCTGCTTGGCGGCTGTTCGAAAGACGATGCGCTGTATATCAATGATGACCCGATAGAGGGTAAGCAACTGATGGTTACGCCACTGCAGGCGACTATCAACGTAGAGACGACACTGCGTTATCAAGCAATTATGGTGGAGAAAGATGGCCGCCAGAGTGATGTCACGGATACTGTAGATTGGAGTAGCAGTGATAAGCAGCTAGCCAGTATCGACAGTAACGGTGTGGCCACTGGTGTATCTGAGGGGGCTGTCGAGGTGACGGCTGAGCTTGACGGCTTAAGCAGCAGCGTACAGTTGCAGGTCGTCGATAAGCCGATGGTCTCGATTACCGTACTTCCGTCCGAGGCAATAACGTTGGTGGGGTTAACTCGACAGTATCACGCGACGCTGAACTTCTCTGATGGCAGCAATCAAGACATCACCAATGATGCCAGCTGGCAATCGGAGGATAGCAGCCTTGCTGACGTAGATGCTGTGACAGGTCTGGTTACTGGCGTTGCCGAGGGCGGGCCGGTCGATATTACAGCGGACTTCAGCGGCCTGTCTGGCAGTGGCGAGATTGTTGTCTCCGACGCCGCGGTGACGTCGATGGAAATCGCTCCCAACCCTAACGAGATGGTCAATCATACTCAGCAGCGGTATCACGCTAGCATCTTACTAGACACCACGCCGGTGCATAAGGTTGATGTTACCAATGATGTTACTTGGTCGGTTGCGTCGGACAGCATAGCCGAGATCAGTAACGATGCCGCTTTTAAGGGAGGCTTACGTGCCTTGAATACGGGGGAGACAGAGGTCAAGGCGCTACTAGCGTATGCCGACCAGAGTATTGCAGCCACCGCTGCACTAACCGTTAACGCACTGGAGTTAACAGACATCACCGTGAGCCCGGATGATGTCGACGTCGTTCGCGGTACCTATGGTCATTTCGTCGCCATGGGGGAGTATAATGATGGCAGCACTGATGACATCACGACCCAGGTGATCTGGTCATCATCTAAGCCAGAGGTTGGAACGATTACGGCCAACGGTGCCAATGGTGGTCAGGCTTATGCGGTGAATGCAGGTGAGACTCAAATTACTGCGGCCCTCGATGGACAGAGTGATACCGTGACATCGATGGTGAGAGCACCTAGCTTAGAGAGTATTACCGTGTTGCCAGAGACGGCGGAAGTACCTGAAAAACGTCGACAAGCATATACTGCCACCGGCCATTTCTCTGATGGCACCAGCCAAGATATTACCCAGGTGGTGCAATGGACTAGTGGTGATGAGGATGCTGCAATTATCGATACGCGTGACTATGGTGTGGTGCATGCTATTAGTGCCGGCTCGTCGACGATTACGGCAAGTTTTCTCGGTCTGAGCGATGATGCAGAGTTAATTGTTGATCAACCGAGTTTAGTGTCGTTGACGATTAGCCCCGTTGACATTCATATACCCGTACAGATTACCTTTAACTACAAGGCTACGGGCCACTACGATAACAATACTGAGGCCGATATCACCGATCTCGTCGTTTGGTCAGCCAGGAGCGATACCGATGGTACCGTGGCAACTATCAGTAATGTCACTGGTCATGAAGGTGAGGCTTATAGCAAAACCTCCGGTGAGGCGACAATTAGCGCTGACTATGGCCCGATGAATGATTCGACTCAACTGACGGTCACCCATATTCCGGGTAGCTATGTGACGCCGAGCTGCTCGCCATCTACGGTTGCTGTCGGTGAAACCACGCAGTGTTCTTGTTTACTGCACTTGACCAATGGTACCAGCACTTACGACTGCACGGCGGTAGCGAAATTCATGGATAACCCTGCAGGCCTATTGAGGTTTTCCGATCAGCCCGGTGAAGAGGGGCTGGCAACCGCTATCGCTCCGGGTAGCGTCGATGTGAACATTCTCTTTGATGGCAAGAATGGACATGTCTCCGTTAAGGTTGAGTAG
- a CDS encoding OmpA family protein, whose protein sequence is MTLSRSVFALLLLQPGLLFADTASQNAVDTVSLKGGYSYAVFDKDKTNGGVAAVKDIEHNGFGGAASIVFRTEYSNFFKPYVDIAVLQQGDRRFVIPGIGLRHDFELEDSNFEPFYSLGVGYNYAKWRESPAPGIEKIDDTAESVTFTAQTGFDYYFTDNLAFDMTLRYDGYHVGTNVVENNRVTSIDDNGSLSVLAGLVYRFGSAPKAVEVVEPEQDLDHDGVFGSADRCPDTQDKVPVNEAGCPLHRFEIALHYQTAQFEVAQLMDGPSFDSVAFLTKHPDYHVRIIGHTDSVGSAAFNQRLSEQRAAKARDFLVEKGIAAERIDALGRGEDEPLASNDSAQGRFKNRRIAVEFYRLEEGQ, encoded by the coding sequence ATGACTCTTTCTCGATCCGTTTTCGCCTTATTGTTACTCCAGCCCGGCTTATTGTTCGCCGACACCGCATCGCAAAACGCAGTAGATACTGTGTCGTTGAAAGGCGGGTATTCCTATGCCGTCTTTGATAAGGACAAAACCAACGGCGGTGTGGCAGCAGTCAAAGATATTGAACACAATGGTTTTGGGGGGGCTGCATCGATCGTTTTTCGCACTGAATACAGCAACTTCTTCAAGCCCTATGTCGACATAGCTGTGCTGCAGCAAGGTGATCGTCGTTTTGTCATTCCCGGTATTGGCCTGCGTCATGACTTCGAACTTGAAGACTCAAATTTCGAGCCTTTTTACTCTCTAGGTGTTGGCTATAACTATGCGAAATGGCGTGAATCTCCCGCCCCCGGTATAGAGAAGATTGATGATACGGCCGAGAGTGTGACCTTTACTGCGCAGACTGGTTTTGATTATTACTTCACTGACAATCTAGCCTTCGATATGACACTACGTTATGACGGTTACCATGTCGGCACCAATGTCGTCGAGAACAATCGTGTTACCTCTATTGACGATAATGGCTCGCTCAGTGTGTTGGCGGGTTTGGTCTATCGCTTTGGCAGTGCGCCAAAAGCCGTCGAGGTGGTAGAGCCTGAACAAGATCTCGATCACGACGGTGTCTTTGGTTCAGCTGATCGCTGCCCGGATACTCAAGATAAGGTGCCCGTTAATGAGGCGGGCTGTCCGCTGCACCGTTTTGAGATTGCGCTGCATTATCAGACGGCCCAGTTCGAGGTAGCACAGCTAATGGATGGCCCGAGCTTCGATAGCGTCGCCTTTCTCACCAAGCATCCTGACTACCACGTGCGCATTATCGGTCATACCGATAGTGTCGGTTCGGCTGCCTTCAATCAACGTCTCTCTGAGCAGCGTGCGGCGAAGGCGAGAGACTTCCTTGTTGAAAAAGGTATCGCTGCTGAGCGTATCGATGCGCTAGGGCGTGGTGAAGACGAGCCTCTGGCGAGCAACGACTCGGCACAGGGGCGCTTTAAGAATAGGCGTATCGCCGTTGAATTTTATCGTCTAGAGGAAGGTCAGTAA
- a CDS encoding MDR family MFS transporter, with the protein MISAAEAEARPINRGLITLAVMISAVMVLIDMTIANVSLPHMMGALGATSDQITWVLTAYSMAEAIFIPMTSFFVAKLGTRKLFLISIIGFVVASMLCGQAQTIEEMVFFRIIQGAFGAFMIPLAQSTLVRVYSEQQRDKAMAIFSIGILLGPIIGPVLGGVITEHLDWRWIFYINLPIGLLCLGMIYRYLHLAEEDDSSSIDWGVVAMMALGVASLQFFLDMGNEKDWLESRVIQVALALAVLGMAGWVYRSFKTRSDVAPLWVARDRNLLVSSVMMAMVTMLLFGVVSQQPMMLEGLLHYPAATTGMLMAPRGIAAATMLLVIIKLDPPLGPRLKIALGLCCCALGTYLMMSYSLNIDFYWIIMPSIIQGTGLGLVFASLSSVAYTTVDKKDAVAAASIFNLFRTIGSSIGISIVTTYQFRQAQQAWNELGQGINPYSDSLQHWGQASGLGSQSPQALMVLQAQLAEQSQLVAFVHVFGLIFIGFLLAVPLLLLFRLPKK; encoded by the coding sequence ATGATCAGTGCAGCGGAGGCTGAAGCGAGGCCCATTAACCGTGGGCTGATTACACTGGCAGTGATGATATCTGCGGTGATGGTATTGATCGATATGACCATCGCCAATGTCTCTCTGCCTCATATGATGGGCGCGCTGGGCGCAACCTCGGATCAGATCACTTGGGTGTTGACCGCCTACAGTATGGCGGAGGCGATCTTCATTCCGATGACCAGCTTCTTCGTCGCTAAGCTGGGTACACGTAAGCTTTTTCTTATTTCTATTATTGGCTTTGTCGTGGCCAGCATGCTGTGTGGCCAGGCGCAAACGATCGAAGAAATGGTGTTTTTTCGTATCATTCAGGGGGCCTTTGGCGCCTTTATGATTCCCTTGGCGCAGTCGACGTTAGTGCGGGTGTATTCGGAGCAGCAGCGCGACAAGGCGATGGCGATCTTCTCTATTGGCATCCTATTGGGTCCCATCATCGGCCCTGTTCTCGGCGGGGTAATTACAGAGCATTTAGACTGGCGATGGATTTTTTATATTAATCTACCGATAGGCTTACTGTGTCTGGGAATGATTTATCGTTACCTTCATTTAGCAGAGGAAGATGATAGTTCCTCTATCGATTGGGGGGTGGTGGCGATGATGGCACTCGGTGTTGCCTCGCTGCAGTTTTTTCTCGATATGGGTAACGAGAAAGATTGGCTGGAATCCCGTGTTATCCAAGTCGCTCTCGCGCTTGCTGTCTTGGGCATGGCTGGTTGGGTTTATCGCAGCTTCAAGACGCGCAGCGATGTGGCGCCGTTGTGGGTGGCGAGGGACCGTAACCTACTGGTCTCTTCGGTGATGATGGCGATGGTGACTATGTTGTTATTTGGTGTGGTCTCGCAGCAGCCGATGATGCTAGAGGGGCTGCTGCATTACCCCGCGGCGACCACCGGAATGTTGATGGCGCCGAGAGGCATCGCTGCGGCGACGATGCTGTTGGTGATTATTAAACTGGACCCACCTCTGGGGCCGCGACTAAAAATAGCGCTGGGGCTCTGTTGTTGTGCTTTGGGGACTTATCTGATGATGAGTTACTCACTGAATATCGACTTCTATTGGATCATCATGCCGTCGATCATTCAGGGAACAGGCCTTGGGCTGGTATTTGCGTCACTGTCGAGCGTCGCCTATACCACCGTCGATAAGAAAGATGCGGTGGCGGCGGCGAGCATCTTTAATCTGTTTCGCACCATTGGCAGCTCTATCGGTATTTCGATTGTGACGACGTACCAGTTTAGGCAGGCACAGCAGGCGTGGAACGAACTGGGCCAAGGAATCAATCCGTATAGTGATAGTTTGCAACACTGGGGACAGGCAAGTGGCCTGGGGAGCCAGAGTCCACAGGCATTGATGGTGTTACAGGCGCAGTTAGCAGAGCAGTCACAGCTGGTGGCCTTTGTGCACGTCTTTGGCCTGATCTTTATCGGTTTTTTACTCGCTGTACCATTACTGCTACTATTTCGGCTACCTAAAAAATGA
- a CDS encoding HlyD family secretion protein produces MSANDSAPHQASSRKTVLLAACVIAVLVVATLLYWHYSDLRPSTDDAYIHAEVLSVAPQVAGQVLSVHVDDFQHVNRGDLLLRIDPQAYTLALKQAQAAYQLALQQHQMEDSQVAVAVAAVEAARAQLTEAQLEYDRQIELVRRNLAAAQTGDTFKNQLAQAQSKLDESRASLQSAISSRGADGLDAAVVQQAAARLGQAELDLSYTELTAPFDGFLGEVTTQQNAVVGVGQQLFPLVKDGSYWVQANYKETDMARLQEGQPARVEVDMYPGYEWQGRVDKISPASGNAFSLLPPENATGNWVKIKQRFPVKIRLEPNDDAPPLRIGASAIVTVDTTQK; encoded by the coding sequence ATGAGCGCTAACGACTCTGCCCCTCACCAGGCATCATCGAGGAAGACCGTGTTATTGGCGGCCTGTGTTATCGCCGTGTTGGTGGTGGCGACACTGCTCTACTGGCATTATTCAGATTTGCGGCCGAGCACTGATGATGCCTATATTCATGCCGAGGTACTATCGGTGGCGCCGCAGGTGGCAGGGCAGGTGCTATCGGTACATGTAGATGATTTCCAGCATGTTAATCGAGGCGACCTACTATTACGTATCGATCCCCAGGCTTATACACTGGCGTTGAAACAGGCACAGGCAGCCTACCAGCTGGCGCTACAGCAACATCAGATGGAAGATTCACAAGTGGCCGTTGCCGTTGCGGCGGTTGAGGCGGCGCGGGCGCAGTTAACCGAGGCGCAGTTGGAATATGATCGACAAATCGAGTTGGTAAGGCGCAATTTGGCGGCGGCTCAGACCGGTGACACCTTTAAGAATCAATTGGCACAGGCGCAGTCGAAGCTCGACGAGAGTCGTGCCTCGCTACAGAGTGCGATCAGTAGCCGTGGTGCCGATGGCCTCGATGCAGCGGTTGTTCAGCAGGCAGCGGCACGCTTGGGGCAAGCTGAACTCGACCTGAGTTATACCGAATTAACGGCTCCCTTCGATGGCTTTCTCGGTGAGGTAACAACGCAACAGAATGCTGTCGTCGGTGTTGGTCAGCAGCTCTTTCCACTGGTGAAAGACGGTAGTTATTGGGTACAGGCGAACTATAAAGAGACTGATATGGCACGGCTGCAAGAGGGACAGCCTGCGCGGGTAGAGGTGGACATGTACCCCGGTTACGAGTGGCAAGGCCGGGTTGATAAAATTTCCCCAGCCAGTGGCAATGCTTTTTCACTGCTGCCGCCGGAGAACGCCACCGGTAATTGGGTGAAAATTAAGCAGCGCTTTCCAGTAAAAATTCGTCTTGAGCCGAACGACGATGCGCCGCCGTTGCGTATTGGTGCTAGCGCCATTGTTACTGTTGATACTACGCAGAAGTGA
- a CDS encoding hemerythrin domain-containing protein codes for MFSFISDYFKNKRDKQPPQETTSPAPSQSKSIQYDPNLINELERDHADLVTLFGRIWQEGFEQKDYLKTASLIREFKSQFQAHLLTENVKFYVYLEQSLSNDPYNLKIVKEFRYDMNNIATAAVKFCKKYQGHFNADRIVEFEGDYGAVGEVLTRRVSLEEKSLYVLYQAR; via the coding sequence GTGTTTAGTTTTATCAGCGACTATTTTAAAAATAAGCGAGACAAACAGCCGCCACAAGAGACGACCTCACCTGCGCCGTCACAAAGTAAGAGCATCCAATACGACCCAAATCTAATCAACGAGTTAGAGAGGGATCATGCCGACCTTGTCACGCTATTTGGACGCATCTGGCAAGAGGGGTTCGAGCAAAAGGATTATCTCAAGACCGCTTCTCTAATAAGAGAATTTAAAAGTCAATTTCAAGCACACCTACTAACTGAAAACGTCAAATTTTATGTCTATCTAGAACAGTCGCTCAGTAACGACCCCTACAACCTCAAGATCGTTAAGGAGTTCCGTTACGACATGAATAATATCGCCACCGCGGCGGTCAAGTTCTGTAAAAAGTATCAAGGACATTTTAATGCCGATAGAATTGTTGAATTCGAAGGCGACTACGGCGCGGTCGGTGAGGTTTTGACCCGTCGCGTTTCGCTGGAAGAAAAATCACTCTACGTGCTCTATCAAGCTCGCTAA